The Vicia villosa cultivar HV-30 ecotype Madison, WI linkage group LG1, Vvil1.0, whole genome shotgun sequence genome includes a region encoding these proteins:
- the LOC131641897 gene encoding probable calcium-binding protein CML21, whose amino-acid sequence MGGALGKGDSPKKSWVPETKLEAKMVEAMQRRECHGCTTRSFNTIILKFPKIDESFRKCRAIFEQFDEDSNGAIDQEELKKCFSKLEISFSEEDINDLFKACDFNDDLGMKFNEFIVLLCLVYLFKDDPKALHAKSRIGMPNLEATFETLVDTFVFLDKNRDGYVSKNEMVQAINETTSGERSSGRIAMKRFEEMDWDKNGMVNFKEFLFAFTRWVGIDEGEDE is encoded by the exons ATGGGAGGTGCATTAGGAAAGGGTGACTCGCCCAAAAAGTCTTGGGTACCAGAAACTAAGCTTGAGGCTAAAATGGTCGAAGCAATGCAGCGCAGGGAATGTCATGGATGTACCACGAGATCATTCAATACTATAATACtaaaatttccaaaaattgaCGAGAGCTTCAGAAAATGCAGAGCCATATTTGAGCAGTTTG ATGAAGATTCTAACGGGGCAATAGATCAAGAAGAGTTGAAGAAATGTTTCAGTAAGCTGGAAATTTCTTTTTCTGAGGAAGATATCAACGATCTTTTTAAAGCATGTGACTTTAATGATGATTTGGGAATGAAGTTCAATGAGTTTATTGTACTTCTTTGCCTTGTCTACCTTTTCAAAGATGACCCTAAGGCACTTCATGCT AAATCACGAATTGGCATGCCGAATCTGGAGGCCACTTTTGagacattggttgatacatttgtattcttagACAAGAATAGGGACGGATATGTCAGCAAAAATGAAATGGTCCAAGCTATAAATGAAACTACATCTGGGGAACGTTCTTCTGGAAGAATAGCCATGAAAAGATTTG AAGAAATGGACTGGGATAAAAATGGAATGGTGAACTTCAAGGAGTTTCTTTTTGCATTTACACGGTGGGTTGGAATTGATGAAGGTGAGGATGAGTAA
- the LOC131645627 gene encoding uncharacterized protein LOC131645627, with product MDSNKSNNLNKLFWEVIEEELMDNTDEELLLSMLEKERQSRNSSRRKRRSVIDRNREEGHIRLFNNYFSENPVYTDAQFRRRFRMHRHLFLRIVETLRNYDEYFQMRVDATDEYVRIGESTAIECLERFVRGVNEVFGAEYLRRPNSNDVEHLLQMRESCGFPDMLGSIYCMHWEWKNCPVAWKGQFCRGDHGKPTIMLEAVASQDLWIWHAFFGIAGSNNDINVLNQSNVFNDILEGRAATVQYTINGNPYNMGYYLADGIYPEWATFVKTISMPQGEERKLFAQHQESARKDVERAFGVLQSRFAIVRGPARAWHMETLKHTIYACIILHNMIVEDERHTYGGDFDYCYDNAGNNNSTTETFSGPHPNLATRLQRRATLHEKQVHRQLQGDLVEHIWECFGHEDDEN from the exons ATGGattcaaacaagtcaaacaacctcaacaaactttTTTGGGAGGTGATTGAAGAAGAACTTATGGACAACACAGATGAAGAACTATTGTTGTCAATGCTCGAGAAGGAACGTCAATCTAGAAATTCATCAAGGCGAAAAAGAAGATCAGTGATAGATCGGAATCGTGAAGAAGGGCATATACGATTattcaacaactacttctcagAAAATCCAGTATACACGGATGCCCAATTCCGTAGAAGGTTCAGAATGCATAGGCATTTGTTTCTTCGAATTGTAGAAACCCTTAGAAATTATGATGAATATTTTCAAATGAGGGTCGATGCAACTG ACGAATATGTTCGAATTGGTGAAAGCACTGCAATTGAGTGCTTAGAGAGATTTGTAAGGGGCGTGAATGAGGTATTTGGGGCTGAGTATTTGAGAAGGCCTAATAGCAATGATGTTGAGCATCTTTTACAAATGAGGGAGTCATGTGGATTTCCAGACATGCTAGGTTCCATTTATTGTATGCATTGGGAATGGAAGAATTGTCCTGTTGCATGGAAAGGACAATTTTGTCGAGGTGATCATGGTAAACCCACGATCATGCTTGAAGCAGTGGCATCACAAGACTTATGGATTTGGCATGCATTTTTTGGTATTGCAGGTTCAAACAATGACATTAATGTGCTAAACCAATCTAATGTGTTTAACGATATTTTGGAAGGACGTGCTGCTACTGTGCAATATACAATCAATGGGAATCCATATAATATGGGGTATTATTTAGCGGATGGTATATATCCTGAATGGGCTACATTTGTCAAGACCATTTCAATGCCACAAGGAGAAGAgagaaaactatttgcacaacacCAAGAATCAGCTAGAAAGGATGTGGAACGTGCATTTGGAGTGCTTCAATCTCGATTTGCAATAGTACGTGGTCCAGCGCGTGCTTGGCACATGGAAACCCTCAAGCATACCATATATGCTTGCATCATATTGCACAACATGATTGTCGAAGACGAACGACACACATATGGAGGTGATTTTGATTACTGTTACGATAATGCAGGTAACAACAACTCAACGACTGAAACATTTAGCGGTCCTCACCCGAATCTTGCAACAAGACTACAAAGAAGAGCAACTCTTCATGAAAAACAAGTTCATCGCCAACTTCAAGGAGATCTAGTCGAGCATATTTGGGAATGTTTTGGACATGAGGACGATGAAAATTAA
- the LOC131645643 gene encoding glutathione S-transferase T3-like, producing MDPNQYNFQQSMFHLMQNQQNSNPQNSQFPPPPINSTVFFPPPNNPNIYFRPQINTHGVNFSLHEPETPNGFMSERQVPQFSTQVGIENTTIEKEQRRSVKKKKPREVFTREEDTLLMQSWLNVSKDPIVGVDQKVDSFWCYKQAVYGKKSGASEKDILINAHAFYEQDEGAPFNLEYAWRLLNDEPKWMGESTENSSKRTKNSVSGSYTASLNSETPSSYELNSSSLMERPMGQKAAKRKGKAKENANAIEPPSSVISDTRNKRMEVMENLARLKEEENKLVKEKMEFEAMQFIMSDTSKMNDSQREFHEKRCNSLKEKYGW from the exons ATGGACCCTAATCAATATAATTTTCAACAATCTATGTTCCATCtcatgcaaaatcagcaaaattcTAATCCGCAAAATTCTCAATTTCCCCCACCGCCAATAAACTCTACCGTATTTTTTCCGCCACCAAACAacccaaatatttattttagaccaCAGATAAATACTCATGGGGTGAATTTTTCTCTTCATGAACCCGAAACACCAAATGGGTTTATGTCTGAACGTCAAGTTCCACAATTTTCAACTCAAGTTGGTATTGAAAATACTACAATTGAAAAAGAACAAAGGCgttctgttaaaaaaaaaaaacctagagAGGTATTCACAAGGGAAGAGGATACACTTCTTATGCAATCATGGCTCAATGTTTCAAAGGATCCAATTGTGGGAGTTGATCAAAAAGTTGATAGCTTTTG GTGTTACAAACAAGCTGTTTATGGAAAAAAAAGTGGGGCATCAGAGAAAGATATCTTAATCAATGCGCATGCTTTTTATGAACAAGATGAAGGTGCACCATTCAATCTTGAGTATGCATGGCGGCTTTTAAATGATGAACCTAAATGGATGGGAGAATCCACCgaaaattcttcaaagagaacaaAGAATTCTGTTAGCGGTTCATACACGGCATCGCTAAATTCAGAGACACCTTCAAGTTATGAGTTAAACTCATCATCTCTAATGGAGCGTCCAATGGGACAAAAGGCGGCAAAACGAAAAGGTAAGGCAAAGGAAAATGCAAATGCAATTGAACCTCCTTCTAGTGTTATTTCCGATACAAGGAATAAAAGAATGGAAGTAATGGAAAATCTAGCACGACTTAAGGAGGAAGAAAACAAATTAGTCAAGGAAAAGATGGAGTTTGAAGCAATGCAATTCATAATGTCAGACACTTCTAAGATGAATGATAGTCAACGTGAATTTCATGAAAAACGTTGTAATAGCctaaaagaaaaatatggatggtAA